The nucleotide window TTTGTTCCCCTATGAGTCTGCCGATCATTTTTAATGTTTTGTTTATTTGACTATTAATATCCAGGGTTATTGGTGTAATGACCTGTTTTCTTGAAAAGGCAAGAAGCTGCTGTGTTATGTCTCTTGAACGGAGAGCGGCGTTTTCAATCTGCATTAAATATTCCTTAGAAACACTTTCTTCAGATATTGTGGCTTTCAGCAGTTCTGAATAACCCAGAATAACGCTCAGCATGTTATTGAAATCGTGAGCAATGCCTCCGGCCAATGTGCCGATTGCCTCCAGTTTCTGAGCCTGATGCAGCTGCTCCACAAGTTTTTTTTGTTCCCATCTTGATTGAACCAGTTCAGTAATATCGTTGACAAAGGAGGCATGGAATCCTTTTCCTTCATGAATGACCTGATAGGCTGTGACTTCAATAGGGAAAATGCTGCCATCCTTTCGGAGATGCCTTCTTTCAAAGTTACTTTTGGTAACCCTTCCAATTTTCTCCCAATGTGCCTTCCATTGTTCTTGTTTGAAATCAGGGTCGATATCCCATAAATAGAGAGACAGCAGTTCTTCACGGCTGTATCCGAGAGAACGGCATGCCTGATCATTTACATACCCAATCTGACCATTGCTATTGAGCCAGAAGACAGCCTGTGGAGATTGTTCGATTGTATATAGAAAATGAGCTAAGGTGTTCTCAGCTAATTTTGGGTGAGAAGTATTTTGTTCATGTTGCCTGTCTGTCATAAAATCCTCCTCCTGAAAGAAAAGCTCACTCAATATCAGGAGGGATCGTCAAGTACATTACACCCTTAGATTCATATCATTCAAGTATTTATACCCTGATTATGAATAACTTTTTCCTGTATATCCCTGTGCAGGAATCAATAATCCTGCTAAAAAAATCTGTTGTCAATAAGTGGACGACTCATATATTCAGAATGAAATAAGGAGCCGCGATTCTCAGGAGTAGTGTCTCTCCAGTGTCATGGAGATCGCCCTGGCAGGACCGTTTTCACAGATAAGTATTAATGACTCCTCAAAAACCTCCATAAAAACAGAACTCTCACGGAGGGTCTCTGTAAATATTTCGGGAAAAGCCAGAATGAATTCCCTGCCCTCTGTCTTCACGGCTTTTTGTGCTGCCTCTACCAGTGATTCTCTGAGTGGATCACTGAATTCCTGTCCTTCTGAGAGAGCATGGCACCATCCGGCAACACCCAGGGTCAGAAGGGGGGGAGCCTGGTCGATGCTTCTTATTGAATCTTCAATTGTCGGCAGGACAAACTTTGTTATGCGATTGGATGTATCAGTGGCAAGGCGGAGTGTCTGATCCTTGATCTTTGGATTTCTAAATCTCTTGATTGTATTATTGAGGAAACCTATCACATCAAAATCCGGAACTTCCCCGACAAAGGGAAGGGCTTCTTCCCGCATCATCTTCTCGACGGCCCGGTCAAAGGGATATGTCGTCATAAAATCACTGGAATATTCCAATCCTTCATACAGAGCCATATGGGCAAAGGTCACATGCCCCGCATTCAGGAGCCTCATCTTCATCTTTTCATGAGGGGAAACATCCTCTACAAAATAAACATTATCCAGTTTATCCAGATCCGGACGGGCATTGTTAAAATGATCTTCGATGACCCATAGGATAAAGGGTTCACAGGGTACCGGGCAATTATCAATATAAGAATACTCTTCTTTGATATACTCCTTATCCTGTTTACTTGTTAAAGGTGTAATCCTGTCTACCATGGAGCAGGGAAAGGCAACATTCTGTTCTATCCATTCTTTCATTTCATTAGAAATTTGAGAAGCGAAGGTCAACAGTCCTTTCTTCAGAATTTCTCCATTTTTTTCGACATTGTCACAGGAGAGAAGATCAAAGGGGGAAATCCCTTTTGCCCGTCTGGATTTCAGGGCTTCATACAGAAGGCCGTAGAATGTTTTCGGCTCTGCCGTATGGACGATATCATGCTGTATGTCCGGGTTGAGAATCTGAAATTCTCCGGTTGAATCATTAAAATTGTATCCCCCTTCGGTCACCGTCAGGGTTACCAGGGTCGTTGCAGGATCGGAAAGCTTCTCAATAATCTGTTTGCAGCTTTCTGATAAAATTTTATAGTTGAGGAGGGATGAGATCAGATAATCCCGGGGTTCATCACTGTCACTCTGCTCCAGGACAGTATATAGACAATCCTGAGAATTCAGCAACTGAGCCAGAGGTTTATCATTATCACGGACACTGATGCCGTAGATGCCGAGATCAACTTGCCCTGTCTCTTCCATATATCGTTGAAAGAAGGTTTCCTGATGGGACCTGTGGAAATTCCCTACACCTATATGTACGATGGAGCTGGTCATTTTACTTCTGTCCAGACGGGGTAAAAGGGGTGATTTCTTGTTGAATTTTAGGGTATTACTCAGTGTTTCCATATTGTCCTCCCAAATATATATATGATTATCAGCCAGTTCAGGATGAAATGCATGCAATATATTTTGATTATTATTAAATGTACCATGAATGTTCAGTAGATGAGTCATCTCTTTTCTTTCTGAACTAATGAGATTTTCACTGCCTCATCGAAATGAGGCAGTGAAAATCTTATTTTATATTCTGAAGAGCTGATTCATAGTCTGGCTCATCAACAATTTCAGGTACCTGCTGGGTGTATGTTACAACACCATCAGGGTTTACTACAATGACAGCCCTTGATAAAAGTCCTTTGAGGGGACCATCTGTGAACAGGACCCCATAGTCTTTTCCGAAATTATCATCGCGGAATACAGAGGCTGTATACACATCTTTCAAACCTTCAGTCGTGCAGAATCTACCGGCAGCAAAGGGGAGGTCTGCGGAAATACAGATGACTACAGTATTGTTTAAAGATGCGGCATTTTTATTAAATTTTCTGACTGAGGTTGCACAGGTTGCTGTGTCCAGGCTTGGAAATATATTCAAGATAACATTTTTACCCTTAAAATCTGACAAACTAATATCTTCAAGGTCGGATTTTACCAATTTAAACTCTTTTGCTTTCGATCCTGTTCCTGGTAGTTCTCCAATCGTTTTAACTGGATTTCCATGTAAAGTAATATTCGCCATTTATTCCACCTTTTATCGTTTGGTTAGTACTGTGTAATATAGTAAGGATTACCATCAAAGGAAAGATGAATTTAATTCTCTTCACGAATGTCATTTTTTTTGGTTTGTTTTACAGAAATCGTAAACACTGATATAATGCACGATTACTATTCATTTTTAAAGGAGAATTTATCATGAAGAAATTTTTTGGATTGCTCTTACTCGCTCTGGTACTGTTTTCTTGTTCACCACCCGCTCCGCAGGTTGTTCAAATTGAAACAGCAGACCTGTCTTTGGGGCTCGGCAACTCTTCCATTTTTCGCGTCGGACCCGGTAAAGATTCAACGGGAACACAGGTCTATAGTTTTACCTATGTTCAGGCCGCTGTTGTATTCAGTGCCGATGGAAAGATCGTAGATCTGGAAGTTGATGAACTGGAAGTGAGCCTTCCCAATTATGATGGCGCCTCCATGCCCCATTTTTCCGGTTGGCCCGGCAGTCCTGAACCTAACTTTACAAATCATGAAACTGCAGAAGTCGATGGCACCACAGCTACAACCGAGGAAGCCGTCACGGCTGAAGTCGCTGCCTGGAAAACCAAGCGGGAACGCGGTGATAGCTATGGTATGAGCAAAAACAATGACTGGTGGAAACAGATGGATGGCTGGGAAGCCCAGTTTATCGGTAAAACCGTCGATGAAGTAAAAGCCTATTATGCAGCCTATACGAATGACAGGAACGGACGCCCCCTCAACCCCGAAACAAAAGACGAGGCCGAACTGGCAAAATACAACAAACTCAATAAAGCTGAAAAAGAGCTTGTTGCTGATGCCCGCAGCTCTGCCACCATGAGTGTCAATGATGCTCATGGTTATGTCCTGACGGCAATCCAGGAAGCCTGGGAACTGAGAAAACCTTTCCGTAAGTAATTTTTCTGAATCTGGATCTATAAAGGCCTTCCCCGGGGGAAGGCCTTTTTTACAGCTTTATTGACAGGCCTAACTCGTTGGTTTCGGTATAGATTTCTATATTGAATAGAAATAAACTGGAATGAATGAATAAGGGGCTGCCATGAATAATGTAAAAAGATCATTCAGGATACGACTCTGACCTATCACCAGCGGGTATTCAACCATGGAAAAGATGGGGCTGATCGTCATCGAAAATGGAGCAGAAAAATTATAGAAAGGATATACCCTCTTTTCTATTGTATTGCAGCGTTTTCATTAAGAAAATTTGAGATGCTTCCGGAAATAAGTTCATGTCCTGCTGCTTTCGGATGCATACCATCAATGCCGATCAGATCATCCAGATTGTCATCCATCAGAAATTTTCCTCTGATATCAATCATTTCAATTCCATAACTCCTGGTTACCTTTTCAAAAATATTGTTATACGATTCATGATGATAGTAAATACGGCTTATGTTCTTGAGCCATTTCATGATATTTTCAGCATTAAAATATTCGCCAAGAAAACTGAAAAATTTCTCTGCATGCAGTGGCGGACAGTTGAGGGTTATAATCTTACTCTGGCTTTCTTTAAAATTATCATATATCCGGCACAGGTTGTTTTCATACTCTTCTTTGGAAACAGCCGGAAAATGATCTTGTTCCGGATGTTCCGCTATTTCTTTCCAGTTGAAGTTACAGTCGTTACCGCCAATTCCAAAAAAGGTGATATCTGCATCTAAGCCGTTCAGTTTGAACAGATCCTTTAAAAAACGGCGTGACGTAAGGCCGAAACGGCCTCTGTTTTCTGTGGATGAAAGAATTGTTTTACTTAGGATGTTGAAAAACGATTTTTCCAGAACCCTGTATTTACCGTCAATAAACGACACTCCTTTCGTGATGGAATCTCCCAGAAACATTACGGATGATTTATCCAGAATCATAATTCCCCTACCTTTTTCTGTATTTTTTTAATGATGTTTTTCTTTGTTTCAAGTTCTTCCAGAAGTTTCCTTCGAGCTTCAGATTTATGCGTTTCGTCGCCGGATCTGACTTTTTCCAGAAAGGAAGCCATATCATTCAGTTTATATCCAATACTCTGCATATCCCTGATGAGTTCAAGTTCTGATATGATTCTACACTCGTAGAATCGTTTGTTTTTGTATATTCTGGGGGGGAGAATCAGATTTTCTTTTTCATAGAATTTTATGGTTCTTTCAGGAATCTTTGTTTGATTCGAAAGATCCTTCAGTTGTATATACAGCTTGTTTTCTGCCAGATTCTCATCTTTGGGGACACCTACTTCTGTCAGAACTGTGAGGCAGTCTTCGTCCTTATATCCCAGACGTCTCAGCCGGACAAAAGACTGAAAGATTTCAATCTCATTTTCTTTGAAAAGCTGTGTGTTCTTTATAAAACCCAGTTCAATGAATCTGTCAAACAGGGCACTATCCGTTTTATATTTCCGTTTAATCTCATCCCGGGAATAGGGATGGTCCCTGAGAAATCTTTTAATCTCTTCAAGTTCCTTTTCTGAATATTGAAGCTTATCCTGTATGATTCCTTCTGAAATGAGGCACATGAATTTATTATCATCAAGCCTGAGTCGTCTCTGTATTTTATCCTTCTGGTACACTGTGTTGCTCACTAATAAACCTCTATACTGTCAATATAGATTATTGACAGTATAGAGTCAACTATGAGTTCTGTGATATTATTGTTAATTCTAAAGGCATATGACAAACGGGCGATGCAGTATATTTCTTAATTCTACCGGGCAGGATGATTGCAATTATCAGGCTTCATCTGTTCATATGATATCAAGGTTCTTTAATTAAAGTATTTCTTCCTCTTCATTTTTCACGATCAATTCTTTTGTATGGAGTAATACGTCAACGATTTTTTTTCTGCCCGAAAGTAATAATCTCTGAACTGTTCCTCTGGAAATTCCCATTGCCTCACCGGCTTCGATCTGATTTAAACCATCATAATCACAAAGTCGCAGAGCTTCGAACTCATCGAGTTTCAATTCTATTTTCTCCAGATTTCTTGCAGGAATACCTGAAGGTTTAAAATTCCTGTTTCCATCCAGTCTTCTACAATTTCTCTGTTTACATCTTCTTGGCATATCGACTCCAATAATACAATATAAATGAT belongs to Oceanispirochaeta sp. and includes:
- a CDS encoding mannitol dehydrogenase family protein → METLSNTLKFNKKSPLLPRLDRSKMTSSIVHIGVGNFHRSHQETFFQRYMEETGQVDLGIYGISVRDNDKPLAQLLNSQDCLYTVLEQSDSDEPRDYLISSLLNYKILSESCKQIIEKLSDPATTLVTLTVTEGGYNFNDSTGEFQILNPDIQHDIVHTAEPKTFYGLLYEALKSRRAKGISPFDLLSCDNVEKNGEILKKGLLTFASQISNEMKEWIEQNVAFPCSMVDRITPLTSKQDKEYIKEEYSYIDNCPVPCEPFILWVIEDHFNNARPDLDKLDNVYFVEDVSPHEKMKMRLLNAGHVTFAHMALYEGLEYSSDFMTTYPFDRAVEKMMREEALPFVGEVPDFDVIGFLNNTIKRFRNPKIKDQTLRLATDTSNRITKFVLPTIEDSIRSIDQAPPLLTLGVAGWCHALSEGQEFSDPLRESLVEAAQKAVKTEGREFILAFPEIFTETLRESSVFMEVFEESLILICENGPARAISMTLERHYS
- the tpx gene encoding thiol peroxidase; the encoded protein is MANITLHGNPVKTIGELPGTGSKAKEFKLVKSDLEDISLSDFKGKNVILNIFPSLDTATCATSVRKFNKNAASLNNTVVICISADLPFAAGRFCTTEGLKDVYTASVFRDDNFGKDYGVLFTDGPLKGLLSRAVIVVNPDGVVTYTQQVPEIVDEPDYESALQNIK
- a CDS encoding MerR family transcriptional regulator, with protein sequence MSNTVYQKDKIQRRLRLDDNKFMCLISEGIIQDKLQYSEKELEEIKRFLRDHPYSRDEIKRKYKTDSALFDRFIELGFIKNTQLFKENEIEIFQSFVRLRRLGYKDEDCLTVLTEVGVPKDENLAENKLYIQLKDLSNQTKIPERTIKFYEKENLILPPRIYKNKRFYECRIISELELIRDMQSIGYKLNDMASFLEKVRSGDETHKSEARRKLLEELETKKNIIKKIQKKVGEL
- a CDS encoding SGNH/GDSL hydrolase family protein encodes the protein MILDKSSVMFLGDSITKGVSFIDGKYRVLEKSFFNILSKTILSSTENRGRFGLTSRRFLKDLFKLNGLDADITFFGIGGNDCNFNWKEIAEHPEQDHFPAVSKEEYENNLCRIYDNFKESQSKIITLNCPPLHAEKFFSFLGEYFNAENIMKWLKNISRIYYHHESYNNIFEKVTRSYGIEMIDIRGKFLMDDNLDDLIGIDGMHPKAAGHELISGSISNFLNENAAIQ
- a CDS encoding ATP-binding protein, giving the protein MTDRQHEQNTSHPKLAENTLAHFLYTIEQSPQAVFWLNSNGQIGYVNDQACRSLGYSREELLSLYLWDIDPDFKQEQWKAHWEKIGRVTKSNFERRHLRKDGSIFPIEVTAYQVIHEGKGFHASFVNDITELVQSRWEQKKLVEQLHQAQKLEAIGTLAGGIAHDFNNMLSVILGYSELLKATISEESVSKEYLMQIENAALRSRDITQQLLAFSRKQVITPITLDINSQINKTLKMIGRLIGEQIDLRFDAQEDIWKINMDTSQLDQILINLAVNARDAMPEGGRLEISTSNVVLDGSSREQNKDYLPGQYVLLSFNDHGTGMDETTLSHIFEPFFTTKEQGKGTGLGLATIYGIMKQNDGMIDVQSEQGQGSTFNLYLPKAKYEEELNHTAAPVARSYGEGKNLLVE
- a CDS encoding DUF134 domain-containing protein, encoding HLYCIIGVDMPRRCKQRNCRRLDGNRNFKPSGIPARNLEKIELKLDEFEALRLCDYDGLNQIEAGEAMGISRGTVQRLLLSGRKKIVDVLLHTKELIVKNEEEEIL